Proteins encoded together in one Hylaeus volcanicus isolate JK05 chromosome 3, UHH_iyHylVolc1.0_haploid, whole genome shotgun sequence window:
- the LOC128874146 gene encoding mitochondrial potassium channel ATP-binding subunit, whose amino-acid sequence MCILRTVLFNYNNYTSPRNSLFTLLLKQRSKSFDVAKRRFNSNVKECVHNSTKPKTFPSILKFGFGGLGIVTTCILKSHSSIVECKAIKVPKDSITDKQLEFKWKKFLQYLYPYLWQLLIALSSALIVAVLNIWIPQCVGDIINVLTKVCQNQGTNTVYRVLSQLTKPAVALGRMYIAQALFTFVYIYTLSHVGERIAMNLRQDLFKSIIMQDITFFDQNRSGEIVSRLTSDIQDFKSTLKTCISQGLRSSTQIIGCIVSVIVISPELTAAMVFSIPAIIFIGTLLGRSLRYLSIKAQDQIAKSTAVCEEAIQNIRTVKAFAAEEKEVEMFSKEVEAGSNLYEKLGFGIGLFQGGTNLFLNGILLCTLYFGGHLLSTGQLTPGELMAFLMATQTIQRSLSQLSLLFGTYVRGISAGARVFEYLDMPPSPMMVTGEIITDQSLAGNISFNNVKFSYPTRPDHIILKSFNLNIPAGKTVAIVGSSGNGKSTIAALLERFYDVDEGSITIDGKDVRSLNAAYLRGNVLGYIDQEPILFATSILENIRYGKQDATDADVIEAAKEANAHEFIMKFPNKYETQVGERGAQLSGGQKQRIAIARALLKRPSILILDEATSALDYKSERIVQKALEDATRGRTVLVIAHRLSTIKAADIIVVLQKGVIVEMGTHTELIKKGGAYYTLVNEQEKENT is encoded by the exons atgtgcATACTAAGAACtgtgttatttaattataacaattataCTAGTCCAAG AAACTCGTTGTTTACacttttattgaaacaaaGAAGCAAGTCATTTGATGTAGCAAAGAGAAGATTTAATTCTAATGTCAAAGAATGTGTACATAACAGCACCAAACCTAAGACTTTTCcatctattttaaaatttggttTTGGTGGTTTGGGTATTGTGACAACTTGTATACTAAAATCGCATAGTTCTATTGTAGAATGTAAAGCAATTAAAGTTCCAAAGGATAGTATTACTGACAaacaattagaatttaaatggaaaaagtttttacaatatttatatccaTATTTATGGCAATTATTGATAGCTTTATCt AGTGCATTGATTGTTgctgtattaaatatttggatTCCCCAATGTGTGGgtgatattataaatgtactaACCAAGGTTTGTCAAAATCAAGGAACAAACACTGTGTATCGTGTGCTTTCACAACTTACAAAGCCTGCAGTTGCATTAGGACGTATGTATATTGCGCAA GCACTGTTTACATTTGTGTACATCTATACACTTTCTCATGTGGGTGAAAGGATAGCAATGAATTTAAGacaagatttatttaaatcaataaTCATGCAAGATATCACGTTTTTTGATCAAAATCGCAGTGGTGAAATAGTCAGTCGATTAACCAGTGATATTCAAGATTTTAAAAGCACCCTTAAGACATGCATATCACAAGGCTTAAGAAGTTCCACACAAATTATTGGATGTATAGTTTCTGTAATAGTGATTTCACCAGAACTAACTGCTGCAATGGTGTTTTCTATACCagctataatttttattggtacCTTACTTGGAAGAAGTTTAAGATACTTATCAATAAAGGCTCAAGATCAAATTGCTAAATCTACTGCTGTTTGTGAAGAAGCTATACAAAACATCAGAACG GTGAAGGCTTTTGCAGCAGAAGAGAAAGAAGTAGAAATGTTTTCTAAAGAAGTTGAAGCAGGGTCTAActtatatgaaaaattaggtTTTGGAATAGGTTTGTTCCAAGGGGGAACAAATCTATTTCTCAATGGTATTTTACtttgtacattatattttgGTGGACATTTACTGTCCACTGGACAACTGACTCCAGGGGAATTGATGGCATTTTTAATGGCCACACAAACCATACAACGCTCTCTATCACAattgtcattattatttgGAACTTACGTCAGGGGTATTAGTGCTGGTGCAAGAGTTTTTGAG TATTTGGATATGCCACCTTCACCAATGATGGTCACTGGGGAAATTATTACCGACCAGTCTCTTGCAGGaaatatatcttttaataatgtaaagtTTAGCTATCCTACTAGGCCAgatcatattattttaaagagctttaatttaaacattcctGCTGGGAAAACAGTAGCTATTGTTGGATCCAGCGGTAACGGTAAATCAACGATAGCCGCATTACTAGAAAG ATTTTACGATGTTGACGAGGGTTCAATCACAATTGACGGTAAAGATGTTAGGTCGCTCAACGCTGCTTATCTTCGAGGTAACGTTTTAGGTTATATTGACCAAGAACCTATTTTATTTGCTACAagcattttagaaaatataaggTATGGAAAACAGGATGCCACAGATGCAGAC GTTATTGAAGCGGCAAAAGAAGCAAATGCACATGAGTTTATCATGAAATTcccaaataaatatgaaacacaGGTAGGTGAAAGAGGAGCGCAACTTTCCGGTGGGCAAAAGCAACGAATTGCGATTGCTAGAGCTTTACTCAAACGACCGTCCATTTTGATTTTGGACGAAGCTACTAG TGCATTAGATTATAAAAGTGAAAGAATCGTTCAAAAGGCACTGGAGGATGCTACACGGGGCAGAACAGTATTAGTAATTGCTCATAGATTAAGTACAATTAAAGCTGCCGACATCATTGTCGTATTACAAAAAGGGGTTATTGTAGAG ATGGGTACTCATACAGAGTTAATAAAGAAGGGGGGTGCATATTATACTTTAGTAAacgaacaagaaaaagaaaatacataa